One window from the genome of Bacteroidota bacterium encodes:
- a CDS encoding response regulator: MNINLNLNDKVILIAEDYEVNYLYIKAVLEDTGAQILWAKDGAEAVEMCSNNNKIDLVLMDIQMPRLNGYEATRQIKKFRNNLPIIAQTAYAMEYDREKSLNAGCDDYISKPIRIDTLLEAINNQLIC, encoded by the coding sequence ATGAATATAAATTTGAACTTAAATGATAAAGTAATCCTGATTGCAGAAGATTATGAAGTAAATTATTTATACATCAAAGCAGTGCTTGAAGATACGGGGGCGCAAATTTTATGGGCAAAAGATGGAGCTGAGGCAGTTGAGATGTGCAGCAACAATAACAAAATCGATTTGGTACTCATGGACATACAAATGCCCAGATTAAATGGTTACGAGGCCACCCGGCAAATTAAAAAATTCAGGAACAATCTGCCCATCATCGCACAAACCGCTTATGCCATGGAATATGACCGGGAAAAAAGTTTAAATGCCGGTTGCGATGATTATATTTCCAAACCCATCAGAATAGACACCTTGCTCGAGGCGATAAATAACCAATTAATTTGCTGA
- a CDS encoding RNA polymerase sigma factor → MTPEEYNKSVYDYSDRLYRFILKNIKDKDKANDIIQDTYEKLWLKAETVSNEKVKSYLFTTAYHTMIDTMRYDKRNADLEEIDAEDQVNEQTYTGLQEILHEAVSKLPEVQRSVVLLRDYEGYSYEEIAQITGLSESQVKVYIFRGRIFLKNYIGSLEKVI, encoded by the coding sequence ATGACACCTGAAGAATACAACAAATCTGTGTATGATTATTCGGACAGGCTTTATCGTTTTATATTGAAAAATATAAAGGATAAGGATAAAGCGAATGATATTATTCAGGACACTTATGAAAAGTTGTGGTTAAAAGCTGAAACGGTATCTAATGAAAAGGTAAAATCTTATTTATTTACAACTGCTTATCATACCATGATTGATACGATGAGGTATGATAAGCGGAATGCCGATTTAGAAGAAATAGATGCAGAAGATCAGGTCAATGAGCAGACTTACACAGGTTTACAGGAGATCCTTCACGAAGCGGTATCAAAATTGCCTGAAGTGCAACGTTCTGTAGTCTTGCTCAGGGATTATGAAGGTTATTCGTACGAAGAAATTGCCCAGATTACCGGTTTAAGCGAATCTCAGGTGAAAGTGTATATTTTCAGAGGCCGTATCTTTCTCAAAAATTATATAGGAAGCTTGGAAAAAGTTATTTAA
- a CDS encoding outer membrane beta-barrel protein has protein sequence MKKFGCILFALFLSISLFAQTIDTTFQAGDKTIRIKTDRHRTKVNINGKEIMNLNVDSISNSALDHSYFLPKDFQKKQWLSVDTAIRENIREQMDKLHEQLGQMHQQMDQLNAQKDELNAMKDLENPNNPGFQGDTINRKIQGEIPQIEKNKDTTLIKLGKKSISIVEQKDGTTTVKINDASKENAEKPSEKTYSWGKKPGSQKSEEYDKNAGRKFKGHWRGFELAMNNFVDKDFSLSRTVAKGNEFMDLNTGKSWDVNINLFQKSFSLYSDKIGLVTGLGLELNNYRFENDNSIKKDANGIIIEDDLSNIKALGSIQKSKLATTFITLPLTVEFQIPTGKNRIYFNTGLIGGLKLGSHTKVVYKENGDRQKDKNHDDFNISPLRYGLTGRLGYKSWNVFCNYYLTPFFEKDKGPELYPFAVGLALSFN, from the coding sequence ATGAAAAAATTTGGATGTATTCTGTTTGCCCTGTTTCTTTCAATCAGTCTGTTTGCCCAGACAATTGACACTACTTTTCAGGCAGGGGATAAAACAATCCGCATTAAAACGGATCGTCACCGCACAAAGGTTAATATAAACGGAAAGGAAATAATGAACCTTAACGTTGACTCCATTTCAAATTCGGCTCTCGATCATAGTTATTTTCTTCCAAAAGATTTTCAGAAGAAGCAATGGTTATCTGTCGATACTGCAATCCGTGAAAATATACGGGAACAAATGGATAAACTTCACGAACAATTGGGTCAGATGCACCAACAAATGGATCAGCTAAATGCTCAAAAAGATGAACTAAACGCCATGAAAGATTTGGAAAATCCCAATAATCCAGGATTTCAGGGAGATACCATAAACAGAAAAATACAAGGCGAAATTCCCCAGATAGAAAAAAATAAAGACACGACCCTGATAAAACTGGGGAAGAAAAGCATCAGCATTGTTGAACAAAAAGATGGTACTACTACTGTAAAAATCAATGATGCAAGTAAAGAAAATGCAGAAAAACCCTCCGAGAAAACTTATTCCTGGGGGAAAAAACCGGGTTCTCAAAAATCTGAAGAATATGATAAAAATGCCGGCAGAAAATTCAAAGGGCATTGGAGAGGCTTTGAACTTGCAATGAATAATTTTGTAGATAAAGATTTTTCGCTAAGCCGCACAGTCGCAAAAGGAAATGAATTTATGGATTTGAATACCGGCAAATCCTGGGACGTCAATATCAATCTCTTTCAAAAATCTTTTTCACTGTACTCCGATAAAATTGGTCTCGTTACCGGTTTAGGATTAGAACTTAATAATTACCGGTTCGAAAATGACAATTCGATTAAGAAAGATGCGAACGGGATAATTATTGAAGACGATTTAAGCAACATCAAAGCATTAGGGAGTATACAAAAATCCAAACTGGCCACTACTTTTATCACATTGCCTTTGACTGTTGAATTTCAGATCCCCACCGGGAAAAACAGGATATACTTTAATACCGGTTTGATTGGCGGTTTGAAACTGGGTTCGCATACAAAAGTTGTATACAAAGAAAACGGGGACAGGCAGAAGGATAAAAATCATGATGATTTCAATATCTCGCCCTTGCGCTACGGGCTGACCGGAAGGCTGGGCTACAAATCCTGGAATGTGTTCTGCAATTACTATCTCACCCCATTCTTTGAAAAGGATAAAGGGCCTGAACTGTATCCGTTTGCAGTTGGCTTGGCATTATCATTTAATTAA
- a CDS encoding HesA/MoeB/ThiF family protein: MESKILSSQELRRYAPQMILPEIGFEGQEKLKKAKVLVIGAGGLGSPVLQYLAAAGVGNIGIIDNEMVDESNLQRQVLYGGKDVGKLKTIIARQRIQELNELINVQIINLRMNDENSQQIIKDFDLIVDATDNLESRCLINHACMVLNKPWIYGAIYKYEGQVSVFNFKEGPVYTDAFPVTAQEPESDTETNNPKGILGVLPGIVGTIQAAEAIKIITGAGTTLSGKILVLDILQPMTYIIEIQKNTRN, encoded by the coding sequence ATGGAATCTAAAATTTTATCATCCCAGGAACTCAGGCGTTATGCGCCCCAAATGATTTTACCGGAAATTGGGTTTGAAGGGCAGGAAAAATTGAAAAAAGCAAAAGTTTTGGTGATAGGGGCCGGAGGGCTGGGCTCGCCGGTTTTACAATATCTTGCTGCAGCAGGTGTAGGAAACATAGGCATCATCGACAATGAAATGGTCGATGAAAGTAACTTACAACGCCAGGTTCTATACGGTGGGAAAGACGTGGGCAAGTTGAAAACCATTATTGCCAGGCAAAGAATTCAGGAACTTAACGAGTTGATCAATGTTCAAATTATTAATCTCAGGATGAACGATGAAAACAGCCAGCAGATCATCAAAGATTTTGACCTGATCGTTGATGCCACGGATAATTTAGAATCTCGCTGCCTCATCAACCATGCCTGCATGGTTTTAAATAAGCCATGGATTTACGGAGCCATTTACAAATACGAAGGACAGGTTTCAGTATTTAATTTCAAAGAGGGTCCGGTTTATACCGATGCCTTCCCCGTTACAGCGCAGGAACCGGAATCTGATACAGAGACAAATAATCCAAAGGGAATTCTTGGGGTATTGCCTGGAATTGTAGGGACCATCCAGGCCGCCGAAGCCATAAAAATCATAACAGGTGCCGGAACGACTCTTTCGGGCAAAATTCTAGTACTGGATATTCTTCAACCTATGACGTACATCATAGAAATTCAGAAAAATACCCGGAACTGA